In Geminocystis sp. NIES-3709, a single genomic region encodes these proteins:
- a CDS encoding endonuclease MutS2, whose amino-acid sequence MIEQETFRLLEWQRLCQHLSTFAATKLGAIASSNLAIPDNVLETEYLLEQTKEVCQLETDINANWSFNGIHDIGNSVERAKIGGILSGEELLNLATTLAGVRKLRRVIEDQENSPTLQELVNDLRTFPELEQEIHYCIDDRAEITERASPQLGEIRQKIKALRNKIQQTLQAIIQRNNNALQEPVVTQRGDRFVLPVKASHSGQIQGIVHDTSTSGSTLYLEPRVIIDLGNKLQTTRNQEKREEERILGQLTQKVAEVWEDLEKLLAIATALDLATAKARYSIWLNGHPPEFVDFQDGESISLRQVRHPLLVWQEKHEQGNSVVPIDVLINPETRVVAITGPNTGGKTVTLKTIGIVALMAKVGLFIPAKYPAQIPWFRSVLADIGDEQSLEQSLSTFSGHIRRIIRIIEALHGGFNPPHLSLITGESLVLLDEVGAGTDPNEGTAIAIAILKYLAEHSLLTIATTHYGELKSLKYDDSRFENASVEFDDVSLQPTYRLLWGIPGRSNAITIAQRLGLPLNIVAEAQELVGGFSHDVNELISALENQRREQENKHKQAQDLLSKTELFYQQVEEKASSLQARERDLKLQQEQEVQKLLFDAKSQIAQVIKGLQKKGEPTAQDAHQATDVLNKIGDRFLTPLKVKSSYKPKVGERVRILSIGQTAEVLTVDEDTEQLSARFGIMKMVIPFTDIESLDGKRFEKINPIPEKTKATVNKQQSKQANLPKTESKPINVRTSQNTLDIRGKRVHLAEPLLEKAIANATDMGSLWIIHGKGTGSLRTGVHEFLKNHPQVSNFELAKQNDGGAGVTIAFLK is encoded by the coding sequence TTGATTGAACAAGAAACTTTCCGTTTATTAGAATGGCAGAGGTTATGTCAACATCTCTCCACTTTTGCCGCCACTAAATTAGGTGCGATCGCATCTAGTAATTTAGCCATCCCTGATAATGTATTAGAAACCGAGTATTTATTAGAGCAAACTAAGGAAGTTTGTCAACTAGAAACAGATATTAACGCCAATTGGTCATTTAATGGTATTCATGACATCGGAAATTCTGTTGAAAGAGCAAAAATCGGTGGTATTTTAAGCGGAGAGGAATTGTTAAATTTAGCAACAACTTTGGCGGGAGTACGCAAATTAAGACGAGTAATTGAAGATCAAGAAAATAGTCCTACTCTTCAAGAATTAGTTAATGATTTAAGAACTTTTCCTGAATTAGAGCAAGAAATTCACTATTGTATAGACGATCGAGCCGAGATCACAGAAAGAGCGAGTCCCCAATTAGGTGAAATTCGTCAAAAAATTAAGGCTTTACGCAACAAAATTCAGCAAACTTTACAAGCTATTATTCAGAGAAATAATAACGCATTACAAGAGCCTGTCGTTACTCAAAGAGGCGATCGGTTTGTCTTACCAGTAAAAGCTAGTCATAGCGGACAAATTCAAGGTATTGTTCATGATACCTCAACCAGTGGCTCAACCTTATATTTAGAACCAAGAGTTATTATTGATTTAGGGAATAAGCTACAAACTACCCGTAATCAGGAGAAAAGAGAAGAAGAAAGAATTTTAGGGCAGTTAACACAGAAAGTTGCCGAAGTTTGGGAAGATTTAGAAAAATTACTTGCCATTGCCACTGCTTTAGATTTAGCCACCGCCAAAGCTCGTTATAGTATTTGGTTAAATGGACATCCTCCCGAATTTGTAGATTTTCAAGACGGAGAAAGCATCAGTTTAAGACAGGTTAGACATCCTTTATTAGTATGGCAGGAAAAACATGAGCAAGGCAATTCAGTTGTACCTATTGATGTCTTAATTAACCCAGAAACAAGAGTTGTAGCCATTACAGGGCCAAATACTGGCGGTAAAACTGTTACCCTGAAAACTATCGGTATTGTGGCGTTAATGGCAAAAGTAGGCTTATTTATTCCTGCTAAATATCCGGCTCAAATTCCTTGGTTTCGTAGCGTTTTAGCAGATATTGGTGATGAACAATCCTTAGAACAAAGTTTATCTACTTTTTCGGGGCATATTCGCCGTATTATTCGCATTATTGAGGCTTTACATGGTGGATTTAACCCCCCCCACCTTTCCTTAATAACAGGGGAGTCTTTGGTGTTGTTAGATGAAGTAGGGGCAGGTACAGATCCTAATGAGGGAACAGCGATCGCCATAGCTATATTAAAATACTTAGCAGAACATAGTTTATTGACTATTGCCACAACTCACTACGGAGAATTAAAGAGCTTGAAATATGATGACTCTCGTTTTGAAAATGCTTCTGTAGAATTTGATGACGTGAGTTTACAACCTACCTATCGTTTATTATGGGGTATTCCGGGTCGATCGAATGCTATTACCATTGCCCAAAGACTGGGCTTACCGTTAAATATTGTGGCGGAAGCACAAGAATTAGTAGGAGGTTTTTCCCATGACGTGAATGAGTTAATTTCGGCACTAGAAAATCAAAGACGAGAGCAAGAAAATAAGCATAAACAGGCACAAGATTTACTCTCAAAAACGGAGCTATTTTATCAACAGGTAGAAGAGAAAGCCTCATCTTTACAAGCTAGAGAGAGAGATTTAAAGCTACAACAAGAACAAGAGGTACAAAAACTATTATTTGATGCTAAGAGCCAAATTGCTCAAGTTATCAAGGGATTACAGAAAAAAGGTGAACCCACCGCTCAAGACGCACATCAGGCAACGGATGTATTAAATAAAATTGGCGATCGATTTTTGACCCCACTGAAAGTAAAATCGAGCTATAAGCCGAAAGTAGGTGAAAGAGTGAGAATTTTAAGTATTGGGCAAACGGCGGAAGTTTTAACAGTGGATGAAGACACTGAACAGTTAAGCGCTCGTTTCGGTATCATGAAGATGGTAATTCCTTTCACTGATATTGAATCTTTAGACGGCAAACGCTTTGAGAAGATTAACCCTATTCCTGAGAAAACTAAAGCAACAGTTAATAAACAGCAATCTAAACAAGCTAATTTGCCAAAAACTGAATCTAAGCCTATTAATGTGCGAACTTCTCAAAATACCCTCGATATTCGAGGAAAACGAGTTCATTTAGCAGAGCCTCTCTTAGAAAAGGCGATCGCCAATGCCACTGATATGGGATCGTTATGGATTATACATGGTAAAGGTACAGGAAGTTTACGGACTGGAGTTCACGAATTTTTGAAAAATCATCCTCAAGTTAGTAATTTTGAATTGGCGAAGCAAAATGATGGGGGTGCTGGAGTTACGATCGCATTTTTAAAGTAA
- a CDS encoding DUF1815 family protein, whose translation MFIRLAHQYREFVKDLVMNLQALAIVLEKRGYIASCYTCGTELTSASFMVSLGDNHLIRFLVSDYGITWTEMQDDRELMKLEGAEAISQLEELANLVKYQIKSVDSKAPSYDHSLLVH comes from the coding sequence ATGTTTATTCGATTAGCACATCAGTATCGTGAATTTGTTAAGGATTTAGTAATGAATCTTCAAGCCTTAGCAATTGTTTTAGAAAAAAGAGGTTATATCGCTTCTTGCTATACTTGTGGCACGGAGTTAACGAGTGCTTCTTTTATGGTTAGCTTAGGGGATAATCATTTAATTCGTTTCCTTGTCTCTGATTACGGTATTACTTGGACTGAGATGCAAGACGACAGAGAATTGATGAAGTTAGAAGGTGCTGAAGCTATCAGTCAATTAGAAGAATTAGCTAATTTAGTTAAATATCAAATCAAATCTGTTGACAGCAAAGCTCCTAGTTATGATCATAGTTTATTAGTTCACTAA
- the leuB gene encoding 3-isopropylmalate dehydrogenase gives MTKKYSITLLPGDGIGPEIMAVTVKVLETVAKQFDIEFQFQEALIGGSAIDATGNPLPPETVEMCKKSDSVLLAAIGGYKWDNLPREQRPETGLLGIRAALGLFANLRPATILPQLIDASSLKREVVEGVDIMVVRELTGGIYFGQPKGIFTTETGEKRGVNTMAYTESEIDRIAKVAFETAQKRQKKLCSVDKANVLDVSQLWRDRLIKMSEEYPDVELTHMYVDNAAMQLVRNPKQFDTIVTGNLFGDILSDAAAMLTGSIGMLPSASLGSDRPGLFEPVHGSAPDIAGKDKANPLAQVLSAAMMLRYGLNEPLLADKIEKAVLKVLDLGYRTGDIMSEGCISVGCKAMGNALLSVLNK, from the coding sequence ATGACTAAAAAATATTCTATAACTTTATTACCGGGAGATGGTATCGGCCCTGAAATTATGGCTGTTACTGTAAAGGTGTTAGAAACAGTCGCTAAACAGTTTGATATTGAGTTTCAATTTCAAGAGGCTTTAATTGGAGGAAGTGCGATCGATGCAACAGGTAATCCACTCCCCCCAGAAACCGTAGAAATGTGCAAAAAAAGTGATTCTGTATTACTAGCGGCGATCGGTGGTTATAAATGGGATAATTTGCCTAGAGAGCAACGTCCAGAAACGGGACTGTTAGGTATTCGTGCCGCTTTAGGGTTATTTGCCAATTTACGCCCGGCGACTATTTTACCTCAATTAATAGATGCTTCCAGTTTAAAACGAGAAGTAGTGGAAGGTGTCGATATTATGGTAGTCAGGGAGTTAACCGGGGGTATCTACTTCGGACAACCTAAAGGCATTTTTACCACAGAAACTGGCGAAAAACGAGGAGTAAATACTATGGCTTACACTGAGTCAGAAATCGATCGCATTGCCAAAGTTGCCTTTGAAACCGCCCAAAAACGTCAAAAGAAATTATGTTCAGTTGATAAAGCCAATGTGTTAGACGTATCTCAATTATGGCGCGATCGCCTTATCAAAATGTCAGAAGAATATCCCGATGTGGAATTAACTCATATGTACGTTGATAATGCCGCTATGCAATTAGTTCGTAATCCCAAACAATTTGATACGATCGTTACGGGTAACTTATTTGGTGATATTCTCTCTGATGCCGCCGCTATGTTAACTGGTAGTATAGGAATGTTACCATCAGCAAGTTTAGGAAGCGATCGCCCGGGGTTATTTGAGCCTGTACACGGTTCAGCACCTGATATTGCAGGAAAAGACAAAGCAAATCCCTTAGCCCAAGTTTTGAGTGCCGCCATGATGTTACGTTATGGATTAAACGAGCCTCTCTTAGCCGATAAAATAGAAAAAGCGGTGTTAAAAGTTTTAGATTTAGGTTATCGTACTGGAGATATTATGTCAGAAGGATGTATAAGTGTTGGTTGTAAAGCTATGGGTAATGCTTTATTATCTGTTTTAAATAAATAA
- the sufD gene encoding Fe-S cluster assembly protein SufD — protein MLKPDTFKVTKDAYLGGLLQLSENQPLNVSGKLETLIQGIRQKGANQVVQSHLPTEKDEDWRFTDISDLQTEDWHLPIPTQLSIDVLNGFILREVSNSRLVFVNGCYAPNLSDISALPDTVYVGNLMDLDEDKINKISQYFNKNETATEVFTALNTSGLTDAFVIWVKANANVEIPIHLLHLTARDNFSIFTQPRILVVAQANSNINFIEYYGAVASGCSDSAKQKYYFTNVVTEITLEDNAQINHSRIQRESGDGFHIGNTFVSQSKNSRYTINEISLGAKLYRHNLQINQEGEETETYLNALTMLQGKQMGDTHSQVNLTKPHGTVNQLHKYIIDDSGRGVFNGKIHVPKLAQLTNATQLNRNLLLSNKARINTKPELQITADNVKCAHGATVSQLETDEIFYLRSRGLNEYDAKHLLIDAFAGEIIEKIPYESLKKRLTQCVACRTIDN, from the coding sequence ATGTTAAAACCAGATACCTTTAAGGTAACAAAAGATGCTTATTTAGGGGGATTATTACAACTCAGTGAAAATCAACCCCTTAACGTTAGTGGAAAATTAGAAACGTTAATTCAAGGAATACGCCAAAAAGGTGCGAATCAAGTCGTACAATCCCACCTTCCCACAGAAAAAGATGAAGACTGGCGTTTTACGGACATCTCTGATTTACAAACAGAAGATTGGCATTTACCAATTCCCACACAATTAAGTATAGATGTATTAAATGGATTTATTTTAAGAGAAGTCTCTAATTCTCGTTTAGTATTCGTTAATGGTTGTTATGCCCCTAATTTGTCCGATATTTCCGCTTTACCTGATACCGTATATGTAGGGAATTTGATGGATTTAGATGAGGATAAAATTAACAAAATTAGTCAGTATTTTAATAAAAATGAGACAGCAACAGAAGTTTTTACTGCTTTAAATACATCAGGGTTAACAGATGCTTTTGTGATATGGGTAAAAGCTAACGCTAATGTAGAAATTCCTATTCATCTTTTACATCTAACTGCTAGAGATAATTTTTCTATTTTTACTCAACCTCGTATTTTAGTTGTTGCACAAGCTAATTCTAATATTAATTTTATCGAATATTACGGAGCTGTAGCTTCTGGATGTTCAGATTCAGCAAAACAAAAATATTATTTTACTAACGTTGTTACGGAAATAACTTTAGAAGATAACGCTCAGATCAACCATAGTCGCATTCAACGGGAATCAGGAGACGGTTTTCACATTGGCAACACTTTTGTTTCCCAAAGCAAAAATAGTCGTTATACCATTAACGAAATTAGTTTAGGTGCAAAATTATACCGTCATAACCTTCAGATTAATCAAGAGGGAGAAGAAACTGAAACCTATCTCAACGCCTTAACGATGTTGCAGGGCAAACAAATGGGAGATACTCACAGTCAAGTTAATTTAACAAAACCTCATGGTACAGTTAATCAACTTCATAAATATATCATTGATGATTCAGGTCGAGGTGTTTTTAATGGTAAAATTCATGTACCAAAATTAGCTCAATTAACCAACGCCACGCAACTTAACCGCAATCTCTTGCTATCTAACAAGGCTAGAATTAACACAAAACCTGAGTTACAAATCACTGCTGATAATGTGAAATGTGCGCATGGTGCAACCGTTAGCCAATTGGAAACCGATGAAATTTTTTATCTTCGTAGTCGTGGGTTAAATGAGTATGATGCTAAACATTTATTAATCGATGCCTTTGCCGGAGAAATTATTGAAAAAATACCCTATGAGTCTCTTAAAAAAAGATTAACTCAGTGTGTTGCTTGTCGCACTATTGACAATTAA
- the sufC gene encoding Fe-S cluster assembly ATPase SufC encodes MNQPILSVRNLTASVDGITILKGVNLEINQGEVHAIMGRNGSGKSTFSKVLTGHPEYEVTGGEIIYKGENLLEKEPEERALEGIFLAFQYPLEIPGVSNLDFLRVAYNARCKHLGLEELDAFDFEDLVEQKLDIVKMNSAFLARSLNEGFSGGEKKRNEILQMALLEPTLGILDEIDSGLDIDALRIVAEGVNQLRKSDNAFLLITHYQRLLDYITPDFVHVMYEGKIVMSGDKNLALELEAKGYDFLEEEKLATL; translated from the coding sequence ATGAATCAACCTATATTATCAGTTCGTAACCTAACCGCCAGTGTCGATGGCATAACCATTTTAAAAGGAGTCAACCTCGAAATTAATCAAGGAGAAGTACACGCAATTATGGGGCGTAATGGCTCAGGAAAAAGCACTTTTTCTAAAGTATTAACAGGACATCCTGAATACGAAGTCACAGGAGGAGAGATAATCTATAAAGGGGAAAATTTACTAGAAAAAGAGCCTGAAGAAAGAGCATTGGAAGGTATTTTCCTCGCTTTTCAATACCCCTTAGAAATTCCCGGAGTTAGTAACCTTGATTTTTTAAGAGTAGCCTATAACGCCCGTTGCAAACATCTAGGATTAGAAGAATTAGATGCTTTTGACTTTGAAGATTTAGTTGAACAAAAATTAGATATAGTAAAAATGAACTCTGCTTTCTTAGCTAGAAGTTTAAATGAAGGCTTTTCAGGGGGAGAAAAAAAACGTAACGAAATTTTGCAAATGGCATTATTAGAGCCAACTTTAGGCATATTAGATGAGATAGACTCAGGATTAGATATTGACGCTTTGCGTATTGTTGCTGAAGGAGTTAACCAGTTAAGAAAATCTGATAACGCCTTTTTATTAATTACCCATTATCAACGTCTTCTCGACTACATTACTCCTGATTTTGTCCATGTGATGTATGAAGGAAAAATTGTCATGAGTGGAGATAAAAATTTAGCTTTGGAATTAGAAGCCAAAGGTTACGACTTTTTGGAAGAAGAAAAATTGGCAACTTTGTAG
- the thiO gene encoding glycine oxidase ThiO, with protein sequence MKTSNEIIIIGGGIIGLSIAVELKLKGLGVTVLSRNFTQAATKAAAGMLAPRAEQLPEGAMLDLALESLALYPEWARKLEQLSNEDIDYNPCGIIAPIYQQPSQTNNNWLDRDTIQLYQPHLGDEVMGGYWYPEEGQVDPRKLGKVLLTVAKLLGVDVKEGIEAIAFTRHQGRINNILTKSGIFSADTYILASGAWSSKLFPLPVRPVKGEMLSLKIPLDNPLERVIFGENTYLVPKKDGRLIIGATSEDIGWKEGNTAEGINTLLNRAIRLYPPLGTWQLDEIWYGFRPATADEMPILGYGDVDNLIFATGHYRNGILLAPITAKLISNLIIDHQADPLLQYFSYQRFNKSTLQIMTYPTPSQNNNINPNGSNLSSINSNLGDFSTKTQDSRYLTPSNASEFFSNNPQDDDNLIIAGRKFNSRLMTGTGKYPNMESMQKSVIASGCEIVTVAVRRVQTNAPGHEGLAEALDWGKIWMLPNTAGCTNAEEAVRVARLGREMAKLLGQEDNNFIKLEVIPDSKYLLPDPIGTLQAAEQLVKEGFAVLPYVNADPLLCKRLEEVGCATVMPLGSPIGSGQGIQNLANIKIIIEQAKIPVVIDAGIGTPSEAALGMELGADALLINSAIALAQNPVQMARAMGLATVAGRLGYQAGRIPVKEYASASSPLVGVVK encoded by the coding sequence ATGAAAACCAGTAACGAAATTATTATTATTGGCGGTGGAATTATTGGACTCTCGATCGCCGTTGAATTAAAATTAAAAGGATTAGGAGTTACAGTCTTAAGTAGAAACTTTACTCAAGCCGCCACCAAAGCCGCCGCAGGAATGTTAGCACCAAGAGCAGAACAGTTACCCGAAGGCGCTATGTTAGATTTAGCCCTAGAATCCCTTGCTTTATATCCGGAATGGGCCAGAAAACTAGAACAATTGAGCAATGAAGATATAGACTATAATCCTTGTGGTATCATCGCTCCCATTTATCAACAACCCTCACAAACGAATAATAATTGGTTAGACAGAGACACCATTCAACTATATCAACCTCACCTCGGAGATGAAGTAATGGGAGGTTACTGGTATCCCGAAGAAGGGCAAGTCGATCCCCGTAAGCTAGGTAAAGTATTATTAACAGTGGCTAAATTATTAGGTGTTGATGTCAAAGAAGGTATAGAAGCGATCGCTTTTACTCGTCATCAAGGTAGGATAAATAATATCCTCACCAAATCCGGCATATTTTCCGCCGATACTTACATTTTAGCTAGTGGTGCATGGTCAAGTAAACTATTTCCTCTCCCCGTGCGTCCAGTAAAAGGAGAAATGCTAAGTTTAAAGATACCCTTAGATAATCCCTTAGAAAGAGTGATTTTTGGAGAAAATACTTACTTAGTGCCGAAAAAAGACGGGCGTTTAATCATTGGTGCCACTTCTGAAGATATTGGTTGGAAAGAAGGCAACACAGCAGAAGGTATTAATACTCTGCTAAATCGTGCTATTCGTTTATATCCTCCCCTTGGTACTTGGCAATTAGATGAAATTTGGTATGGTTTTCGCCCCGCAACTGCAGATGAAATGCCCATTTTAGGTTATGGTGACGTTGATAACCTCATTTTTGCGACGGGACATTATCGCAATGGTATCCTATTAGCACCCATTACCGCTAAATTAATAAGTAATCTAATAATAGATCATCAAGCTGATCCTCTTTTACAATACTTCAGCTATCAACGGTTCAACAAATCTACACTGCAAATTATGACATATCCTACTCCTAGTCAAAATAACAATATAAACCCTAATGGAAGCAATTTAAGCTCGATAAATAGTAATTTAGGTGATTTTTCGACTAAAACTCAAGATTCACGGTATTTAACCCCTTCTAACGCTTCAGAATTTTTCAGTAATAATCCTCAAGATGATGATAATTTAATCATTGCCGGCCGTAAATTTAATTCCCGTTTAATGACAGGTACGGGAAAATATCCTAATATGGAGTCTATGCAAAAAAGCGTTATCGCTAGTGGTTGTGAAATCGTCACTGTTGCAGTGCGTAGAGTACAAACTAACGCTCCTGGCCATGAAGGGTTAGCAGAAGCCCTCGATTGGGGTAAAATATGGATGTTACCTAATACTGCTGGTTGTACCAATGCAGAGGAAGCGGTAAGAGTTGCTCGTTTAGGTAGAGAAATGGCGAAATTACTGGGACAGGAAGATAATAATTTTATTAAGTTAGAGGTTATTCCCGACTCTAAGTATTTATTACCAGATCCGATCGGCACACTACAAGCGGCGGAACAATTAGTCAAAGAAGGTTTTGCAGTATTACCTTATGTTAATGCAGATCCTCTTCTTTGTAAAAGACTAGAAGAAGTTGGGTGTGCTACGGTCATGCCTCTCGGTTCTCCCATTGGCTCAGGGCAAGGGATTCAGAATTTAGCCAATATTAAAATTATCATCGAACAAGCAAAAATACCAGTAGTTATCGATGCGGGAATTGGGACACCCAGCGAAGCCGCATTGGGTATGGAATTAGGGGCAGATGCTTTATTAATCAATAGTGCGATCGCATTAGCCCAAAACCCAGTACAAATGGCGAGGGCAATGGGATTAGCTACCGTTGCAGGAAGATTGGGTTATCAGGCAGGACGTATTCCTGTCAAAGAATATGCTTCAGCTAGTTCACCTCTTGTGGGTGTCGTTAAATAA